A section of the Alkalihalobacillus sp. LMS39 genome encodes:
- the flhA gene encoding flagellar biosynthesis protein FlhA, translated as MPIRDLSVLLGVILIIIMLIIPLPPLMLDFLIIINISLALLIILVAMNTREPLQFSIFPTLLLLVTLFRLGLNVSTTRSILGNAEAGNVIDTFGSFVVGGNALVGFVVFLILIIIQFIVITKGSERVSEVGARFTLDAMPGKQMSIDADLNAGMISDIEAKERREKIEKEADFYGAMDGASKFVKGDAIAGIVIVMINLLFGLIIGMMQQGMSMGDAATTYTLLTVGDGLVSQIPALLISTATGIIVTRAASEGNLGHDITKQLLAYPKMLYVAGGTIVFLGVATPITPLVTFPIALLILYAAWSMGRTEKKQLITEDTATEESDDKDELRSPESVINLLQIDPIEFEFGYGLIPLADANQGGDLLDRVVMIRRQLALELGMVVPVIRIRDNIQLQPNEYTIKIKGNEIAKGELLLDHYMAMSPGIDDESIVGIDTYEPAFGLPAIWIGEDMKEQAELSGYTVVDPPSVVSTHLTETIKKHAFELLGRQETKQLVDHLKESYPTLVEDVTPNPLSIGEIQKVLANLLKENVSIRNLPVIFETLADYGQMTKDMDLVTEYVRQALARQISKQYASPSEPLYVVTLSGVAEKRIADAVQQTEHGNYLSMDPNDSQLILQSISNEMERLSQMGQIPILLCSPAVRMYVRQLTERVLPTVPILSYNELDPSIEVQSVGVVNVE; from the coding sequence GTGCCTATTAGAGATTTGTCGGTTTTATTAGGAGTTATACTTATCATCATAATGTTGATAATTCCACTTCCACCGTTAATGCTCGACTTTTTGATAATCATTAATATCTCGTTAGCTTTATTGATTATCCTTGTTGCGATGAATACGAGGGAACCGTTACAGTTCTCGATCTTCCCAACATTGTTATTACTTGTTACATTATTTCGACTTGGACTGAATGTTTCAACGACACGTTCGATTTTAGGAAATGCGGAAGCGGGAAATGTTATTGATACATTTGGTTCCTTCGTTGTTGGAGGGAATGCACTCGTCGGATTTGTTGTTTTCTTAATTCTAATTATTATTCAATTTATTGTTATTACAAAAGGATCAGAACGTGTATCCGAAGTAGGAGCGCGTTTTACATTAGATGCAATGCCTGGTAAACAAATGAGTATCGATGCCGATTTAAATGCTGGGATGATTTCGGATATCGAAGCAAAGGAACGCCGTGAAAAAATTGAAAAAGAAGCAGACTTTTACGGAGCGATGGATGGTGCGAGTAAATTCGTAAAAGGAGATGCCATTGCCGGTATTGTTATTGTTATGATTAACCTTTTGTTTGGTTTAATTATCGGAATGATGCAACAAGGCATGTCTATGGGTGATGCAGCAACGACCTATACACTTCTAACAGTAGGGGATGGACTTGTCAGTCAAATTCCAGCTCTATTAATCTCAACTGCCACAGGGATTATCGTAACACGTGCAGCATCTGAAGGAAATCTTGGGCATGATATTACAAAACAATTATTAGCGTATCCTAAAATGTTATATGTAGCTGGTGGAACAATCGTCTTCCTAGGAGTGGCTACGCCGATTACTCCTCTTGTTACATTTCCAATCGCATTATTGATTTTATATGCGGCCTGGAGTATGGGACGAACAGAGAAAAAACAACTGATAACCGAAGATACGGCAACAGAAGAATCTGATGATAAGGACGAATTAAGGTCTCCGGAAAGTGTCATTAATTTACTGCAAATCGACCCGATTGAGTTTGAGTTTGGGTATGGATTAATTCCGCTAGCAGATGCAAATCAAGGTGGAGACTTATTAGACCGTGTTGTTATGATTCGCCGACAGCTTGCACTTGAACTAGGAATGGTTGTTCCTGTTATTCGGATTCGAGACAATATTCAATTACAGCCGAATGAATACACGATAAAAATTAAAGGAAATGAAATCGCAAAAGGAGAGTTGTTACTCGACCATTATATGGCGATGAGTCCAGGAATTGATGATGAATCGATCGTTGGTATTGATACGTATGAGCCGGCTTTTGGATTACCAGCCATATGGATTGGGGAAGATATGAAAGAACAAGCGGAGTTATCTGGCTATACCGTTGTTGACCCGCCATCTGTTGTATCAACCCATCTAACAGAAACAATTAAAAAGCACGCCTTTGAATTATTAGGTCGACAAGAAACGAAACAGCTCGTTGACCATTTAAAAGAATCGTATCCTACATTAGTGGAAGATGTTACACCAAATCCACTGTCCATTGGAGAAATTCAAAAAGTCCTTGCAAATTTATTAAAAGAAAATGTGTCGATTCGTAATTTGCCAGTTATTTTTGAAACGTTAGCTGATTATGGTCAAATGACAAAAGACATGGACCTTGTCACAGAATATGTGAGACAAGCATTAGCAAGACAAATTTCAAAGCAATATGCGTCACCAAGTGAACCGTTATATGTTGTGACATTAAGTGGAGTGGCTGAAAAGCGAATTGCCGATGCGGTTCAACAAACAGAGCATGGGAATTACTTATCAATGGATCCAAACGATTCTCAGCTTATCCTTCAATCAATATCAAATGAAATGGAACGTTTATCGCAAATGGGACAAATCCCAATTCTGTTATGCTCACCAGCAGTTCGAATGTATGTGAGACAATTGACGGAAAGAGTATTGCCTACAGTTCCAATTCTTTCATATAACGAACTGGACCCATCGATTGAGGTTCAAAGTGTAGGGGTGGTGAATGTGGAATGA